The Bos indicus x Bos taurus breed Angus x Brahman F1 hybrid chromosome 11, Bos_hybrid_MaternalHap_v2.0, whole genome shotgun sequence genome includes a region encoding these proteins:
- the SOCS5 gene encoding suppressor of cytokine signaling 5 — protein MDKVGKMWNNFKYRCQNLFGHEGGSRSENVDMNSNRCLSVKEKNISLGDSAPQQQSSPLRENVALQLGLSPSKNSSRRNQNCAAEIPQIVEISIEKDNDSCVTPGTRLARRDSYSRHAPWGGKKKHSCSTKTQSSLDTDKKFGRTRSGLQRRERRYGVSSVHDMDSVSSRTVGSRSLRQRLQDTVGLCFPMRTYSKQSKPLFSNKRKIHLSELMLEKCPFPAGSDLAQKWHLIKQHTAPVSPHSTFFDTFDPSLVSTEDEEDRLRERRRLSIEEGVDPPPNAQIHTFEATAQVNPLYKLGPKLAPGMTEVNGDSCAVPQANCDSEEDTTTLCLQSRRQKQRQVSGDSHAHVSRQGAWKVHTQIDYIHCLVPDLLQITGNPCYWGVMDRYEAEALLEGKPEGTFLLRDSAQEDYLFSVSFRRYNRSLHARIEQWNHNFSFDAHDPCVFHSSTVTGLLEHYKDPSSCMFFEPLLTISLNRTFPFSLQYICRAVICRCTTYDGIDGLPLPSMLQDFLKEYHYKQKVRVRWLEREPVKAK, from the coding sequence ATGGATAaagtggggaaaatgtggaataaCTTCAAGTACAGGTGTCAGAATCTCTTTGGTCACGAGGGAGGAAGCCGTAGTGAAAATGTGGATATGAACTCCAACAGATGTTTGTCtgtcaaagagaaaaacatcagTTTAGGAGACTCAGCTCCTCAGCAGCAAAGCAGTCCCTTAAGAGAAAACGTTGCCTTACAACTAGGGTTAAGCCCTTCAAAGAATTCTTCAAGGAGAAACCAAAACTGTGCCGCTGAAATTCCTCAGATTGTTGAAATAAGCATTGAAAAGGATAATGACTCATGTGTCACCCCAGGAACAAGACTTGCAAGAAGAGATTCCTACTCTCGACATGCTCCTTGGGGTGGGAAGAAGAAACATTCCTGTTCTACAAAGACACAGAGTTCACTGGATACGGATAAAAAGTTTGGTAGAACTCGAAGTGGACTTCAAAGGAGAGAGCGGCGGTACGGCGTCAGCTCCGTGCACGACATGGACAGTGTGTCCAGCAGGACTGTAGGAAGTCGCTCTCTGAGACAGAGGTTGCAGGATACTGTGGGCTTGTGTTTTCCCATGAGAACTTACAGCAAGCAGTCAAAACCCCTATtttctaataaaagaaaaatacatctttctGAATTAATGCTTGAGAAATGCCcttttcctgctggctcagatttGGCCCAAAAATGGCATTTGATTAAGCAGCACACAGCCCCTGTGAGCCCACATTCAACATTTTTTGATACATTTGATCCATCCTTGGTTTCTACAGAAGATGAAGAAGATCGGCTTCGAGAGAGAAGGCGGCTTAGTATTGAAGAAGGGGTAGACCCCCCGCCCAACGCACAAATACATACATTCGAAGCCACTGCACAGGTTAACCCGTTATATAAACTGGGACCAAAGTTAGCTCCTGGAATGACTGAAGTAAATGGGGACAGTTGTGCAGTTCCACAAGCTAATTGTGACTCAGAAGAGGACACAACCACGCTGTGTTTGCAGTCACGGAGGCAGAAGCAACGTCAGGTGTCTGGAGACAGCCATGCCCACGTTAGCAGACAGGGAGCCTGGAAAGTCCACACGCAGATTGATTACATACACTGCCTCGTGCCGGACTTGCTCCAGATCACAGGTAATCCCTGTTACTGGGGAGTGATGGACCGCTACGAAGCAGAAGCCCTTCTGGAAGGGAAACCTGAAGGTACATTTTTGCTCAGGGACTCTGCACAAGAGGACTACCTCTTCTCTGTGAGCTTCCGTCGCTACAACAGGTCCCTGCATGCCCGAATTGAACAGTGGAATCACAACTTTAGTTTCGATGCCCATGACCCATGTGTGTTTCACTCCTCCACTGTAACAGGACTTTTGGAACACTACAAAGACCCCAGCTCTTGCATGTTTTTTGAACCATTGCTTACAATATCACTAAACAGGACTTTCCCTTTTAGCCTGCAGTACATCTGCCGTGCAGTCATCTGCAGATGCACGACGTATGATGGAATTGATGGGCTCCCTTTACCATCAATGttacaggattttttaaaagagtatcaTTATAAACAGAAAGTTAGAGTTCGCTGGCTAGAACGAGAACCAGTCAAAGCAAAGTAA